From Megalops cyprinoides isolate fMegCyp1 chromosome 18, fMegCyp1.pri, whole genome shotgun sequence, one genomic window encodes:
- the hemgn gene encoding pollen-specific leucine-rich repeat extensin-like protein 1 isoform X1, whose amino-acid sequence METLEKDTTQSEYKQPDENEGGILRRLRDRDLLRKRRAEAEEKAIYQWVYGVQSKRKRERREVKSGSGRKGRPRKSEAGVVPQPSQDQPPQEVPCVEEALSQGLTPSQAQEQPDQDASKADEPLIAGITKAEEPPSTDTTKAGKELFDDVTKGKEEVLPLATSESQPSLPPILSLAPPAPKPQPELAPAPPQEETPAQTELKSSLSVEEPTIKDLGPDEKEIDPVPPEKLATEQGASGGPGDSVTDSAQVFSVPTIVSPPQQSCVPEPFL is encoded by the exons ATGGAGACGCTGGAAAAAGATACTACTCAATCGGAGTACAAACAGCCTGATGAAAATGAAG GTGGGATCCTCAGACGCTTGAGGGACAGAGACctcctgaggaagaggagggcagaggCCGAGGAAAAGGCAATTTACCAGTGGGTTTATGG GGTgcagagcaagaggaagagagagaggcgggaggTGAAGAGCGGTTCTGGTAGGAAGGGCAGGCCGAGGAAAAGCGAGGCGGGTGTCGTGCCCCAGCCCTCCCAAGACCAACCACCACAGGAGGTGCCCTGTGTGGAGGAGGCACTGTCTCAAGGGCTCACCCCGTCCCAAGCACAGGAGCAGCCCGATCAGGATGCCAGCAAAGCAGATGAGCCGCTGATTGCTGGCATCACAAAGGCGGAGGAGCCACCGTCCACAGACACCACCAAAGCGGGGAAAGAACtttttgatgatgtcacaaaaggaaaagaggaagtCCTCCCACTGGCAACGTCTGAAAGCcagccctctctgcctcctATCCTGTCACTGGCTCCCCCTGCCCCTAAACCCCAGCCTGAGCtcgcccccgccccgccccaggAGGAGACGCCGGCGCAAACGGAGCTCAAGAGCAGCCTGTCTGTGGAAGAGCCCACGATCAAAGACTTGGGGCCTGATGAGAAAGAAATTGACCCAGTTCCTCCAGAGAAACTGGCCACCGAGCAAG GTGCGAGCGGGGGGCCCGGCGACAGCGTGACGGACAGTGCGCAAGTGTTCTCCGTCCCCACCATCGTCTCTCCACCCCAGCAGAGCTGCGTCCCGGAGCCTTTCCTCTGA
- the foxe1 gene encoding forkhead box protein E1 — MNELKTMPVVKVEKDSSFDVSPTVASTPTEEPPRGRRRKRPLQRGKPPYSYIALISMAIANSPDRKLTLGGIYRFITEKFPFYRDNSKKWQNSIRHNLTLNDCFIKIPREPGRPGKGNYWALDPNAEDMFESGSFLRRRKRFKRCDLTTYPSYVHDSPVFSPMQVTRSSYANSMYPNVTVNPPYGQQIASTYYPSSSPNFSPSQPRVFGLNTFIGHHGGLGSGTDLIQQPGGSFNSDLGSANSCSLPGASFQTQSCRGTMLSRSSSHSSYSYPLPNGHLSGQNSYSQANNQIYGASGRFGIPSSSPVPSDCMDPYGRMSPGMPPSLTQYNSSGTIASTNPYLRHQAYSGNMERFVSAI; from the coding sequence ATGAACGAACTTAAAACAATGCCAGTGGTTAAAGTTGAAAAAGATTCATCTTTTGATGTTTCTCCAACGGTCGCAAGTACTCCTACTGAAGAACCACCAAGAGGTCGACGAAGGAAAAGGCCCCTTCAACGAGGCAAACCCCCGTACAGTTACATCGCCCTTATTTCCATGGCCATCGCCAACTCTCCGGACCGGAAACTAACTTTGGGGGGAATTTACAGGTTTATCACAGAAAAATTCCCCTTCTACCGGGACAACTCAAAGAAGTGGCAAAACTCAATACGCCACAACTTGACTCTAAACGACTGTTTCATCAAGATACCGCGGGAGCCGGGAAGACCGGGAAAGGGCAACTACTGGGCGCTGGACCCCAATGCAGAAGACATGTTTGAGAGCGGGAGCTTTCTGAGAAGGAGAAAACGGTTCAAGCGATGTGATTTAACCACCTACCCATCATATGTCCATGACTCCCCAGTTTTCTCACCGATGCAGGTGACGCGATCGTCTTATGCCAACTCTATGTATCCCAACGTGACAGTAAACCCTCCTTACGGCCAGCAGATAGCATCCACCTACTACCCTTCCTCTTCGCCGAACTTTAGCCCCAGCCAGCCACGCGTGTTCGGCCTCAACACCTTCATAGGGCATCACGGTGGTCTCGGTTCTGGTACTGACCTAATCCAGCAGCCCGGTGGAAGTTTCAATTCGGACCTGGGCTCGGCAAACTCGTGCAGCCTGCCTGGGGCGAGTTTCCAAACTCAGTCCTGCAGGGGCACCATGCTATCCCGGTCTTCCAGTCACTCGTCGTATTCTTACCCCTTGCCGAACGGACACCTGTCTGGAcagaattcatattcacaggCGAACAATCAGATTTACGGGGCTTCTGGTAGGTTTGGGATTCCCAGCTCTTCGCCTGTGCCAAGTGACTGTATGGACCCGTACGGGAGAATGTCGCCCGGAATGCCCCCGTCCCTAACTCAGTATAACAGTAGTGGTACTATCGCCAGCACAAATCCGTATCTGAGGCACCAAGCATATTCTGGTAACATGGAAAGGTTTGTGTCTGCAATTTAA
- the LOC118793146 gene encoding acidic leucine-rich nuclear phosphoprotein 32 family member B-like, translating to MDMKKRIHLELRNRTPSDVRELVLDNCRSNEGKIEGLTAEFVNLKFLSLINVGLISVSNLPKLGKLKQLELSDNRISGGLDVLAEKLPNLTHLNLSGNKLKDISTLEPLKKLENLKSLDLFNCEVTNLNDYRESVFKLLPQLTYLDGYDMEDREASDSDGEVDGDGVDYDDDEEGEEEEEDEDEDGEEEDFDEEDDDDEEEVDGEEDEDVSGEDEEDDLGQDGEVDDEDVDDEDDDEDDEEEEGGRGEKRKREPEDEDDEDDD from the exons ATGGACATGAAAAAGAGGATCCACCTAGAACTGAGAAATAGGACACCATCTGAT GTACGGGAGTTGGTCCTTGACAACTGCAGGTCAAATGAAGGAAAAATTGAAGGCCTCACCGCAGAATTTGTTAATCTCAAATTCCTCAGTTTAATAAATGTTGGCCTAATCTCTGTTTCCAACCTCCCCAAACTTGGAAAATTAAAACAG TTGGAGCTCAGTGACAACAGAATTTCTGGTGGCCTTGACGTTTTAGCAGAGAAACTTCCGAACCTCACACACCTGAACCTCAGTGGAAACAAGCTAAAAGACATCAGCACACTGGAACCTCTG AAAAAGCTCGAAAACCTGAAGAGCCTCGACCTTTTCAACTGTGAAGTGACAAACCTGAACGACTACCGCGAGAGCGTCTTCAAGCTCCTGCCCCAGCTGACCTATCTTGATGGCTACGATATGGAGGATCGGGAGGCTTCCGACTCCGATGGGGAAGTGGACGGAGATGGAGTGGATTACGATGATGACGAAG agggtgaggaggaggaagaggatgaagatgaggatggggaagaggaagattttgatgaagaggatgatgatgatgaggaggaggtaGATGGTGAAGAGGATGAGGATGTCAGTGGAGAGGATGAA GAGGATGACTTGGGTCAGGATGGAGAAGTAGATGATGAAGATGtggatgatgaagatgatgatgaagatgatgagg aggaggaaggagggagaggtgagAAGAGGAAGCGAGAGCCAGAGGACGAAGACGATGAAGACGACGACTAG
- the hemgn gene encoding pollen-specific leucine-rich repeat extensin-like protein 1 isoform X2: protein METLEKDTTQSEYKQPDENEGGILRRLRDRDLLRKRRAEAEEKAIYQVQSKRKRERREVKSGSGRKGRPRKSEAGVVPQPSQDQPPQEVPCVEEALSQGLTPSQAQEQPDQDASKADEPLIAGITKAEEPPSTDTTKAGKELFDDVTKGKEEVLPLATSESQPSLPPILSLAPPAPKPQPELAPAPPQEETPAQTELKSSLSVEEPTIKDLGPDEKEIDPVPPEKLATEQGASGGPGDSVTDSAQVFSVPTIVSPPQQSCVPEPFL, encoded by the exons ATGGAGACGCTGGAAAAAGATACTACTCAATCGGAGTACAAACAGCCTGATGAAAATGAAG GTGGGATCCTCAGACGCTTGAGGGACAGAGACctcctgaggaagaggagggcagaggCCGAGGAAAAGGCAATTTACCA GGTgcagagcaagaggaagagagagaggcgggaggTGAAGAGCGGTTCTGGTAGGAAGGGCAGGCCGAGGAAAAGCGAGGCGGGTGTCGTGCCCCAGCCCTCCCAAGACCAACCACCACAGGAGGTGCCCTGTGTGGAGGAGGCACTGTCTCAAGGGCTCACCCCGTCCCAAGCACAGGAGCAGCCCGATCAGGATGCCAGCAAAGCAGATGAGCCGCTGATTGCTGGCATCACAAAGGCGGAGGAGCCACCGTCCACAGACACCACCAAAGCGGGGAAAGAACtttttgatgatgtcacaaaaggaaaagaggaagtCCTCCCACTGGCAACGTCTGAAAGCcagccctctctgcctcctATCCTGTCACTGGCTCCCCCTGCCCCTAAACCCCAGCCTGAGCtcgcccccgccccgccccaggAGGAGACGCCGGCGCAAACGGAGCTCAAGAGCAGCCTGTCTGTGGAAGAGCCCACGATCAAAGACTTGGGGCCTGATGAGAAAGAAATTGACCCAGTTCCTCCAGAGAAACTGGCCACCGAGCAAG GTGCGAGCGGGGGGCCCGGCGACAGCGTGACGGACAGTGCGCAAGTGTTCTCCGTCCCCACCATCGTCTCTCCACCCCAGCAGAGCTGCGTCCCGGAGCCTTTCCTCTGA